A genomic region of Streptococcus suis contains the following coding sequences:
- a CDS encoding replication initiator protein A: MKRITANQYQTSERYYKLPKVLFESERYKDMKLEVKVAYAVLKDRLELSLSKGWIDEDGAIYLIYSNSNLMALLGCSKSKLLSIKKNLRDYGLIDEVQQSSSERGRMANKIYLGELEHDNTPVLHTDGASVKKTLGGSQRKTGPVLNSAPSETERSETKCSETKGSDFLIEDEEERQLVDEKQEENFTAKVDGVTKYDRDYIWGLVHDQLRQTGLSQSASDYAMIYFSDRYQYALEHMRFARSAEVIAEYVFNGVLSEWTKQLRRQEVKGGE; the protein is encoded by the coding sequence ATGAAACGTATTACCGCTAATCAGTATCAGACATCAGAGCGTTATTATAAACTCCCAAAAGTCTTGTTTGAGAGTGAACGTTATAAGGATATGAAGCTGGAGGTTAAGGTAGCCTACGCGGTTTTAAAAGATCGGTTGGAGTTGTCTTTGAGTAAAGGTTGGATTGATGAGGATGGGGCTATTTATTTGATTTATTCCAATTCAAATCTGATGGCACTATTAGGCTGTTCAAAGTCAAAATTACTTTCAATCAAAAAAAACTTACGTGACTATGGCTTAATTGATGAAGTCCAACAGTCCTCTAGTGAAAGAGGTCGAATGGCAAATAAAATTTACTTGGGGGAATTAGAACATGATAATACCCCAGTCTTACATACAGACGGGGCTAGTGTTAAAAAAACACTAGGGGGGTCTCAAAGAAAGACGGGGCCGGTCTTAAATTCAGCCCCTAGTGAGACTGAAAGAAGTGAGACTAAATGTAGTGAAACTAAAGGGAGTGATTTCCTTATTGAGGATGAGGAGGAGAGACAGCTGGTAGATGAGAAACAAGAAGAAAACTTTACTGCAAAAGTCGATGGCGTGACCAAGTACGATCGAGACTATATTTGGGGTTTGGTTCATGACCAGTTAAGACAGACAGGTCTATCTCAGTCAGCTAGTGACTATGCCATGATTTATTTTAGTGACCGTTATCAGTATGCTTTGGAACATATGCGATTTGCTCGGTCAGCGGAAGTAATAGCTGAATACGTATTTAATGGTGTGCTATCAGAGTGGACCAAGCAACTGAGACGACAAGAAGTAAAGGGAGGTGAATAA
- the dcm gene encoding DNA (cytosine-5-)-methyltransferase codes for MKFLDLFAGIGGFRLGMESQGHKCLGFCEIDKFARTSYKAMFNTEGEIEYHDIKEVTDHDFRQFRGQVDIICGGFPCQAFSLAGRRLGFEDTRGTLFFEIARAAKQIQPRFLFLENVKGLLNHDEGRTFATILSTLDELGYDVEWQVLNSKDFQVPQNRERVFIIGHSRRYRSRFIFPLRRENSPAHLERLGNINPSKRGLNGEVYLTNGLAPTLTRGKGEGAKIAIPVLTPDRLEKRQHGRRFKDNQDPMFTLTSQDRHGVVVAGNLPTSFDQTGRVFDIAGLSPTLTTMQGGDKVPKILLREELPFLKIKEATKTGYAKATLGDSVNLAYPDSTKRRGRVGKGISNTLTTSDNMGVVVAALELEYRQDKWYEVTGIVLEGKLFRLRIRRLTPRECFRLQGFPEWAYERAESVSSKSQLYKQAGNSVTVTVIEAIAREFRRIEEEEKYEPTT; via the coding sequence ATGAAATTTTTAGATTTATTTGCTGGAATAGGCGGTTTTAGGCTAGGAATGGAATCACAAGGTCATAAATGCCTGGGCTTTTGTGAAATTGATAAATTCGCCAGAACATCTTATAAAGCTATGTTTAACACAGAAGGGGAAATAGAATACCATGACATTAAAGAGGTCACAGACCATGACTTTAGACAATTTAGAGGGCAAGTGGACATCATCTGCGGGGGATTTCCTTGCCAAGCATTTTCACTCGCAGGCAGACGATTGGGATTTGAAGATACTCGAGGGACTCTCTTTTTTGAGATTGCTCGAGCGGCCAAACAAATCCAACCACGTTTTCTATTTTTGGAAAACGTCAAAGGCCTACTCAATCACGACGAGGGACGGACGTTCGCCACAATCCTCTCCACGTTGGATGAATTGGGGTATGATGTCGAATGGCAGGTGCTTAACAGTAAGGACTTCCAAGTCCCGCAAAACAGAGAGCGGGTCTTTATTATCGGACATTCTAGAAGATACCGTTCCAGATTCATATTTCCTCTCAGAAGAGAAAACAGCCCAGCTCATCTTGAAAGGCTAGGAAATATCAATCCCTCTAAACGTGGTTTGAATGGTGAAGTCTATCTGACGAATGGACTTGCTCCTACACTAACAAGAGGTAAAGGAGAGGGGGCAAAAATCGCCATTCCAGTTTTAACACCAGATAGACTAGAAAAACGCCAACATGGTCGTCGATTTAAGGACAATCAAGACCCTATGTTTACTTTGACCAGTCAAGACAGACACGGAGTTGTTGTCGCAGGAAATCTGCCGACTAGCTTTGACCAAACTGGAAGAGTATTTGACATTGCTGGCTTGTCACCGACTTTGACCACCATGCAAGGTGGAGATAAGGTGCCAAAAATTTTGCTGAGGGAGGAGCTGCCATTTCTGAAAATCAAGGAAGCCACAAAAACAGGGTACGCAAAGGCAACTCTTGGAGACTCTGTCAATCTGGCTTATCCAGACTCAACCAAACGTAGGGGACGAGTGGGAAAGGGAATATCCAATACCTTGACAACTTCAGACAATATGGGAGTGGTGGTTGCTGCTCTGGAACTGGAATATCGACAGGATAAGTGGTATGAAGTTACAGGCATTGTCTTAGAGGGGAAACTTTTTCGCCTGAGAATAAGACGACTGACACCAAGAGAGTGTTTCAGACTTCAAGGCTTTCCTGAATGGGCTTATGAAAGAGCAGAAAGTGTTTCCAGTAAGAGCCAACTATACAAACAGGCAGGCAATAGCGTGACTGTCACAGTTATTGAAGCCATTGCCAGAGAATTTAGAAGAATAGAAGAGGAAGAAAAATATGAACCTACTACATAA
- a CDS encoding CPBP family intramembrane glutamic endopeptidase, with translation MIRIVLFYLAIQLNGLLVSLYLKEYLTIEGIVLLQLVPLSVTCLEIARHKTVQAKNITLRNRLSWLLLGFVSMVAFAVFISFLFPVQTRNQAVLLQVGKQVLPIIFLLFLANASILEEIVYRQFLWEKLIFPFVQIGVTSFLFVLSHGPNQLGSWLMYSCLGLTLAVVRLKTDCMTAIALHLLWNSLAYVVTFL, from the coding sequence ATGATAAGGATAGTGTTGTTTTATCTAGCCATACAGCTTAACGGTCTTCTGGTGAGTTTATACCTGAAAGAGTATCTGACAATAGAGGGAATAGTCTTGCTACAATTGGTCCCATTAAGTGTGACTTGCTTAGAGATTGCCCGTCATAAAACTGTTCAAGCAAAAAATATAACCTTAAGAAATCGCCTAAGTTGGTTGCTTCTTGGTTTTGTGTCTATGGTTGCTTTTGCAGTCTTCATCAGCTTCCTATTTCCAGTTCAGACTAGGAATCAAGCGGTCTTGTTACAAGTAGGAAAACAGGTTCTTCCTATTATCTTTTTATTGTTTCTGGCCAATGCAAGCATACTTGAAGAGATTGTTTATAGGCAATTTCTGTGGGAAAAATTGATATTCCCTTTTGTACAAATAGGCGTGACCAGTTTTCTCTTTGTTCTATCCCATGGACCCAATCAGTTAGGGAGTTGGCTCATGTATAGCTGTCTTGGCTTGACCTTGGCTGTTGTTCGGTTGAAAACTGATTGTATGACGGCAATCGCCTTACATTTACTTTGGAATAGTTTGGCTTATGTCGTAACTTTCTTGTGA
- a CDS encoding VirD4-like conjugal transfer protein, CD1115 family has product MYSRRKALVFGLMGLAFGYFCHRLTLLYDSLTNAPPMERFAYLLGEGLNQVFNPLWLFSFTQKSLLAFILGVLTMTLVYLYVSTGQKIYREGEEYGSARFGTSKEKRNFYSKNPFNDTILARDVRLTLLEKKKPQFDRNKNLIVIGGSGAGKTFRFVKPNLIQLNCSNIVVDPKDHLAEKTGKLFLENGYQVKVLDLVNMTNSDGFNPFRYVETENDLNRMLTVYFNNTRGSGSRSDPFWDEASMTLVRAIASYLVDFYNPPGSSKQEQEARRKRGRYPAFSEIGKLIKLLSKGDNQDKSVLEVLFEDYAKKYGHENFTMRNWADFQNYKDKTLDSVIAVTTAKFALFNIQSVIDLTQRDTMDLKTWGTQKTMVYLVIPDNDTTFRFVSALFFSTVFSTLTRQADVDFKGQLPIHVRSYLDEFANVGEIPDFAEQTSTVRSRNMSLVPILQNIAQLQGLYKEKEAWKTILGNCDSLLYLGGNDEETFKFMSGLLGKQTIDVRSTSRSFGQTGSSSTSHQKIARDLMTADEVGNMKRDECLVRIAGVPVFRTKKYFPLKHKNWKWLADKESDERWWHYHINPLTAEEELDLSGHKIRDLSTEKTLH; this is encoded by the coding sequence ATGTATTCAAGACGAAAAGCTTTAGTCTTTGGACTCATGGGGCTCGCCTTTGGTTATTTCTGCCATCGTCTAACCCTGCTCTATGATAGTTTAACCAATGCCCCACCTATGGAACGTTTTGCCTACCTCTTAGGAGAGGGGCTAAATCAAGTCTTCAATCCTTTATGGCTATTTTCCTTTACTCAAAAATCTCTTCTTGCCTTTATCCTTGGGGTTCTAACGATGACACTAGTCTATCTTTATGTATCGACAGGCCAGAAAATCTATCGAGAAGGGGAAGAATACGGTTCTGCACGATTTGGAACCAGTAAGGAAAAGCGGAACTTTTACAGTAAGAATCCTTTTAATGACACGATTTTGGCTCGTGATGTTCGTCTAACCTTGTTGGAAAAGAAGAAACCCCAGTTTGACCGAAATAAAAACTTGATTGTCATTGGGGGTTCTGGGGCAGGTAAGACCTTTCGCTTTGTGAAACCCAACCTTATCCAACTTAATTGTTCCAATATTGTCGTAGATCCGAAAGACCATTTGGCTGAGAAGACAGGTAAACTCTTTTTAGAAAACGGTTATCAGGTCAAGGTTTTAGACTTGGTTAATATGACCAATTCGGACGGTTTTAATCCCTTTCGTTATGTAGAAACAGAGAATGATTTGAACCGCATGTTAACGGTCTATTTTAACAATACCCGTGGATCTGGTTCTCGCAGTGATCCATTTTGGGACGAGGCTTCCATGACATTGGTGAGAGCTATTGCCTCTTATTTGGTAGATTTTTACAATCCACCAGGAAGTTCCAAGCAAGAGCAGGAAGCAAGACGTAAGCGTGGCCGTTATCCAGCCTTTTCTGAGATTGGGAAACTCATCAAACTCTTATCAAAGGGAGATAATCAGGACAAAAGTGTTCTTGAAGTCCTGTTTGAAGATTACGCTAAAAAATACGGTCACGAGAACTTTACCATGAGAAACTGGGCAGATTTTCAAAACTATAAAGATAAAACCTTGGATTCGGTGATTGCGGTCACAACAGCTAAATTTGCCCTCTTTAATATCCAATCGGTGATTGATTTGACGCAAAGAGACACTATGGATTTGAAAACGTGGGGCACTCAAAAGACCATGGTCTATCTTGTTATTCCAGACAATGATACGACCTTTCGTTTCGTATCTGCTTTATTTTTCTCTACGGTTTTCTCCACTTTGACCAGACAGGCTGATGTTGACTTTAAAGGGCAACTGCCTATTCATGTTAGAAGCTATCTGGATGAGTTTGCGAATGTCGGAGAAATCCCAGACTTTGCTGAACAAACCTCAACAGTTCGCTCTAGGAACATGAGTCTAGTTCCAATCTTGCAAAATATTGCTCAACTCCAAGGACTTTATAAGGAAAAAGAGGCTTGGAAAACTATACTGGGGAATTGTGACAGCCTCCTATATTTGGGTGGAAATGACGAGGAAACTTTCAAATTTATGAGTGGTCTATTAGGCAAACAAACCATTGATGTCAGAAGTACCAGTCGTTCTTTTGGGCAGACTGGCTCAAGTTCTACCTCTCACCAGAAAATTGCCCGTGACTTGATGACGGCTGATGAAGTAGGGAATATGAAACGAGATGAATGCCTCGTACGCATTGCAGGAGTTCCTGTTTTTCGAACCAAGAAATATTTTCCACTCAAACATAAGAATTGGAAATGGCTTGCGGATAAGGAATCTGATGAACGCTGGTGGCACTATCATATCAATCCCCTAACCGCTGAGGAAGAGCTAGATTTGTCAGGCCATAAAATAAGGGATTTAAGCACAGAAAAGACACTACATTAA
- a CDS encoding conjugal transfer protein TrbL, with product MMMNFTSPFVFLASEKVSSDSLFEGFQVDLESTANLVKSLADFNPTVWSYMTAITKGIMQPLGVAILAVVLVLEFSKMAKKIANSGGAMTFEAMAPMIVSYIMVAVVITNTTVIVEAIIALASYIIEQVAGLVTNGGANYDTITGIKGSGIVGKMIIGFFAILIWLVRMASIMVVNILITIRFIQLYLMIPFAPVTIPTFLSDDWRSVGIGYLKNIMVYAVQGILIFLIVSLVPLFESAGKIAVSNGAGVMESLAIMFGGLVQAILLIIALVGSQRTARSILGM from the coding sequence ATGATGATGAATTTTACGTCACCTTTTGTATTTCTAGCCTCTGAAAAAGTGTCAAGCGATAGCCTTTTTGAAGGGTTTCAGGTCGATTTAGAATCAACTGCTAACTTGGTTAAGTCACTGGCGGACTTTAATCCGACGGTGTGGTCTTACATGACAGCCATTACCAAGGGGATTATGCAGCCCTTGGGAGTAGCTATTCTTGCGGTTGTTCTCGTACTCGAATTCTCAAAAATGGCCAAGAAAATCGCAAACTCAGGTGGTGCGATGACCTTTGAAGCCATGGCACCTATGATTGTCAGCTACATTATGGTCGCGGTCGTGATTACCAATACGACGGTTATTGTGGAAGCCATTATTGCCCTTGCCTCTTATATTATTGAACAAGTTGCAGGGCTTGTCACGAATGGTGGTGCTAATTACGATACCATCACAGGCATCAAGGGATCTGGAATTGTAGGAAAAATGATTATTGGCTTTTTTGCGATTCTCATTTGGTTGGTACGAATGGCCAGCATCATGGTTGTCAATATCTTGATTACCATTCGCTTTATCCAACTCTATCTGATGATTCCTTTTGCCCCTGTTACCATTCCGACCTTCCTTAGTGATGACTGGAGAAGTGTTGGGATTGGTTACCTTAAAAACATCATGGTCTATGCCGTTCAAGGTATTTTGATTTTTCTAATTGTATCTCTTGTTCCCTTGTTTGAATCGGCTGGAAAGATTGCCGTATCAAATGGAGCTGGAGTGATGGAATCACTCGCCATTATGTTTGGTGGCTTGGTACAGGCCATATTGTTAATCATTGCCTTGGTTGGCAGTCAACGGACCGCCCGAAGTATTTTGGGCATGTAG
- a CDS encoding PrgI family protein — protein sequence MNTRVFKDISKVQHRAWLGFTTRQVIFVFPAVALTILVLGLNLFYWQFGDWFVYGFVFSFTIPLMLFGVYRPNDLPFETYLKYRFHYELTVPDRTFTGRKGDQREKIKTLNEIKDLF from the coding sequence ATGAACACTCGTGTCTTTAAGGACATATCAAAGGTTCAACACAGGGCATGGCTAGGATTTACAACTAGACAGGTTATTTTTGTATTTCCAGCCGTCGCCCTAACCATTTTGGTATTGGGTTTGAACCTATTTTACTGGCAATTTGGGGATTGGTTTGTCTATGGTTTTGTTTTTAGCTTTACCATTCCACTCATGTTATTTGGGGTCTATCGCCCCAATGACTTACCATTTGAAACCTATCTCAAGTACCGTTTTCATTATGAACTAACGGTGCCAGACCGCACATTTACTGGAAGAAAAGGAGACCAACGTGAAAAAATTAAAACACTCAATGAAATCAAAGACCTCTTCTAA
- a CDS encoding VirB4-like conjugal transfer ATPase, CD1110 family, translated as MKKLKHSMKSKTSSNDKKQKTKTQKQEIRPSTVNTLAYQGLFQNGLMQVSPSYFSQTYLLGDINYQTVGLDDKGAIVEKYSDLINSLDDQTNFQLTIFNQKVNLEKFRKSILYPLQEDGFDAYRDELNRMMDANLEAGENNFSAVKFLSFGKSDQTPKLAFRSLSQIGEYFKSGFSEIDVSLGLLGGEERVNVLADMLRGENHLPFSYKDLTLSGQSTKHFIAPTYLSFKHKNHIELDERLLQIVYVRDYGMELGDKFIRDLMQSDLEVMISLHAKGSTKSETMTKLRTKKTLMESQKIGEQQKMARTGIYLEKVGHVLENNIDEAEALLQTMTQTGDKLFDTVFLIGVLADTEDQLKQSLNIIKQVAGSNDMIIDNLTYMQEAAFNSLLPFGKNYLEGVSRSLLTSNIAVNAPWTSVDIQDKGGKFYGINQISSNIISIDRGKLNTPSGLILGTSGAGKGMATKHEIISTKLKEADSDTEIIIVDPENEYSIIGQAFGGESIDIAPDSTTFLNVLDLSDENMDEDPVKVKSEFLLSWIGKLLDRKMDGREKSLIDRVTRLTYKHFDTPSLVEWVFVLSQQPEQEAKDLALDMELYVEGSLDIFSHRTNIKTDSHFLIYNVKKLGDELKQIALMVIFDQIWNRVVKNQKLGKKTWIYFDEMQLLLLDKYASDFFFKLWSRVRKYGAIPTGITQNVETLLLDANGRRIIANSEFMILLKQAKSDREELVHMLGLSKELEKYLVNPEKGAGLIKAGSTVVPFKNKIPQHTKLFDIMSTDPEKMRT; from the coding sequence GTGAAAAAATTAAAACACTCAATGAAATCAAAGACCTCTTCTAATGACAAAAAGCAAAAGACGAAAACACAGAAGCAGGAAATCAGACCTTCTACCGTAAATACGTTAGCCTATCAAGGGCTTTTTCAGAATGGCCTTATGCAGGTCAGTCCAAGTTATTTCTCACAAACCTATCTTTTAGGAGATATCAATTATCAAACAGTTGGCTTAGATGATAAGGGAGCTATTGTTGAGAAATATTCCGATTTAATCAATTCACTGGATGATCAGACCAATTTCCAACTGACCATTTTCAATCAAAAGGTCAATCTGGAAAAATTCCGTAAGAGTATTCTCTATCCCTTACAGGAAGATGGGTTTGATGCTTATCGTGATGAATTGAATCGCATGATGGATGCCAACTTAGAGGCGGGTGAGAACAACTTTTCAGCTGTCAAGTTTCTTTCATTTGGCAAGAGCGACCAAACACCAAAACTAGCTTTTCGTTCTCTGTCTCAAATTGGAGAATATTTCAAGAGTGGCTTTTCAGAGATTGATGTATCTCTTGGTTTGCTCGGTGGAGAGGAGCGAGTGAATGTCCTTGCGGATATGTTACGAGGCGAAAATCATTTACCGTTTTCTTACAAGGATTTGACTCTCTCAGGTCAATCCACAAAACACTTTATTGCCCCAACCTACCTTTCCTTTAAACACAAGAATCATATTGAATTGGACGAACGATTATTACAGATTGTTTATGTTCGTGACTATGGCATGGAGTTAGGGGATAAATTTATTCGAGACCTCATGCAGTCAGATTTGGAAGTGATGATTAGCCTACATGCCAAAGGCTCTACCAAGTCTGAAACCATGACCAAGCTACGAACCAAGAAGACCTTGATGGAATCACAAAAGATTGGGGAACAACAAAAAATGGCTCGGACTGGAATCTATTTGGAGAAGGTCGGTCATGTTCTTGAGAACAACATCGATGAAGCTGAAGCTCTTCTTCAAACCATGACCCAAACAGGAGATAAACTGTTTGACACCGTATTTCTGATTGGAGTGCTTGCGGATACTGAAGACCAACTCAAACAATCTCTTAATATTATCAAGCAAGTGGCGGGGTCAAATGACATGATTATTGACAACTTGACCTATATGCAAGAAGCAGCCTTTAACAGTCTCTTGCCATTTGGGAAGAACTATCTTGAAGGTGTTTCTCGGTCGCTCTTAACCTCGAATATTGCTGTGAATGCCCCTTGGACTTCCGTTGATATTCAGGACAAGGGTGGGAAATTTTATGGCATCAATCAAATCTCAAGTAATATCATCAGTATTGACCGTGGCAAGTTAAATACTCCGTCAGGTTTGATTTTAGGGACTTCTGGAGCGGGCAAAGGGATGGCGACAAAACATGAAATCATCTCTACAAAGCTCAAGGAAGCAGATAGTGATACTGAAATTATTATTGTTGACCCAGAAAATGAGTACAGTATTATCGGTCAAGCCTTTGGTGGGGAGAGTATTGATATTGCCCCAGACTCTACCACCTTCTTAAATGTCTTAGATCTATCTGATGAGAATATGGATGAGGACCCAGTTAAGGTCAAATCCGAATTTCTCTTGTCTTGGATAGGAAAGCTCTTAGACCGCAAAATGGATGGTCGTGAAAAATCCTTGATAGATCGTGTGACACGCTTGACCTATAAGCATTTTGACACACCGTCCTTGGTCGAATGGGTCTTTGTCTTATCCCAACAACCTGAACAGGAAGCTAAGGACTTGGCACTGGATATGGAACTCTATGTGGAAGGGTCGCTGGACATATTTTCACATCGGACCAATATTAAAACAGACAGTCATTTCCTGATTTACAATGTCAAAAAGTTAGGCGATGAATTAAAACAAATTGCCCTCATGGTTATCTTTGACCAGATTTGGAATCGGGTGGTGAAAAATCAAAAACTAGGGAAGAAGACCTGGATTTACTTTGATGAAATGCAGCTACTTCTATTGGACAAGTATGCCTCTGATTTCTTCTTCAAACTTTGGAGTCGTGTCCGTAAGTATGGGGCGATACCGACAGGCATTACTCAGAATGTAGAAACGCTTCTTTTGGATGCCAATGGTAGACGCATTATTGCCAATAGCGAGTTCATGATTCTTTTAAAACAGGCTAAGAGTGATCGTGAAGAGCTGGTGCATATGCTTGGACTTTCCAAGGAACTAGAGAAATACTTGGTCAATCCTGAAAAAGGGGCAGGCTTAATTAAGGCCGGTTCCACCGTTGTTCCATTCAAGAATAAGATTCCACAACACACCAAGCTCTTTGACATCATGAGTACGGACCCTGAAAAAATGAGGACATGA
- a CDS encoding phage tail tip lysozyme has translation MKEDKKLVKQARQNFRSNLKSARMHYRKEVRTLRQTVPKKGRFRKSAKNSLFQEKKTELKGNLLSSQKEAEEKFIKEITYVSPRLLKVKEIKNYRLPQAQERLRTARKHLSEVKLSEKQQVVNPKFTFQKENPSLKSRFQFHQEKSFDRLSAEKDVSSAKREVKQLKKVQKTKKNSTKVKVGLGLAASESLDLVAQEDDLDGLRTMKDTSLKVRRYGRFTYQAGKVAVKSGQTGVRFTKTKFSHGKERFQNFKKGKGFTRQKPLKPRRRYQTFLKHVRKQSVAGIKGIVQAIKGSVTFFSVLAGNPLTWIVSGILLILLLMMSFFMSVSGSSVIQQDEMELTKAYTHMTWEDAEHTRTNEKGIAYYTKIDEIMVYMNHQYQDYKLDDFMETGGVTYKAFLSQVWTDLNGGDSIKSMSDLYKEPTYKLSDEDQEELKELTEGGNYLALQELDNPFQGQTGEDSLSMTYRYGYEVIDEKPTLHHHIILEAKGGQVIVSPMDGKVSLDGENIILTSGKGVNKTKLTLFGIHSGRVSENQHVLAGDIIGQTKDGTGLKVTYQKVDDDTDKLVYVNPAFYFPKVIQVQTTILPTIGQFGGDEFERAKAIYDYLKSKGATNQAIAAILGNWSVESSINPKRAEGDYLSPPVGATDSSWDDEGWLSLNGPTIYNGRYPNILKRGLGLGQWTDTADGSRRHTLLLEYAKGKHQKWYDLGLQLDFMLHGDSPYYTNWLKDFFKNSGSPASLAQLFLIYWEGNSGDKLLERQTRASEWYYQIEKGFSQPNGGTAQSDPKALEAVRGDLFENSVPGGGDGMGYAYGQCTWGVAARINQLGLKLKGKNGEKIPIISTMGNGQDWVRTAASLGGETGTSPQAGAILSFAGGGHGTPTEYGHVAFVGARRF, from the coding sequence ATGAAAGAGGATAAAAAGCTAGTCAAACAGGCTAGGCAAAACTTTCGAAGCAACTTAAAATCAGCCCGTATGCATTATCGGAAAGAAGTTAGGACCTTAAGACAGACTGTTCCTAAAAAAGGAAGATTTCGAAAATCAGCCAAAAATTCTCTGTTTCAGGAAAAGAAAACAGAGTTAAAAGGAAATCTACTCAGTAGCCAAAAGGAAGCAGAAGAGAAGTTCATAAAGGAAATTACCTATGTTTCTCCTAGACTGTTGAAGGTAAAGGAAATCAAGAACTATCGACTTCCGCAAGCTCAAGAACGTTTGCGGACGGCAAGAAAACATCTGTCAGAAGTGAAACTAAGTGAGAAACAACAGGTAGTTAATCCCAAGTTTACTTTCCAAAAAGAAAATCCTTCCCTGAAGTCTCGCTTTCAGTTTCACCAAGAAAAATCATTTGATCGACTCAGTGCAGAAAAAGACGTAAGTTCTGCCAAGCGTGAGGTTAAACAACTCAAGAAAGTCCAAAAGACTAAGAAAAACTCTACCAAAGTCAAAGTTGGATTAGGCTTAGCTGCATCTGAATCGCTTGACCTGGTAGCACAGGAGGATGATTTAGATGGTCTAAGAACCATGAAGGATACTAGTTTGAAAGTCAGACGCTATGGCAGGTTTACCTATCAAGCAGGTAAGGTGGCAGTAAAAAGTGGACAGACTGGTGTGAGGTTTACCAAAACAAAATTTTCTCATGGAAAGGAACGATTCCAGAACTTCAAAAAGGGAAAAGGATTCACACGCCAGAAACCTCTTAAACCAAGAAGACGCTACCAAACCTTTTTAAAGCATGTGAGAAAACAAAGTGTCGCAGGTATCAAAGGAATCGTCCAAGCCATTAAGGGAAGTGTGACTTTCTTTTCTGTCCTTGCGGGAAATCCTTTGACTTGGATTGTCTCAGGCATTCTCTTGATACTCCTTTTGATGATGAGCTTTTTCATGAGTGTTTCAGGTAGTAGTGTCATTCAACAAGATGAGATGGAATTGACCAAGGCCTATACCCACATGACGTGGGAAGATGCGGAACATACGAGAACCAACGAAAAAGGGATTGCCTACTACACCAAGATTGATGAGATTATGGTTTACATGAATCATCAATACCAAGACTACAAGCTTGACGATTTCATGGAAACAGGTGGTGTGACCTACAAAGCGTTTCTCAGTCAAGTGTGGACAGACTTAAATGGTGGAGATTCTATTAAATCCATGTCTGACTTATATAAAGAACCTACTTACAAGCTGTCTGATGAGGACCAGGAAGAGTTAAAGGAGTTGACAGAAGGAGGCAACTATCTAGCCCTTCAAGAATTGGACAATCCCTTTCAGGGACAGACCGGTGAGGATAGCTTAAGCATGACCTACCGATATGGGTATGAGGTCATTGATGAGAAACCAACGCTTCATCACCATATCATCTTAGAAGCCAAAGGAGGTCAAGTCATTGTGTCTCCTATGGATGGTAAGGTATCTCTTGATGGAGAGAATATTATTTTGACATCTGGTAAGGGAGTGAACAAGACTAAACTAACCTTGTTTGGCATTCATTCAGGCCGAGTGAGTGAAAATCAACATGTCTTGGCAGGAGATATTATTGGTCAGACCAAAGACGGAACGGGTCTAAAAGTCACCTATCAAAAAGTTGATGATGACACGGATAAGTTGGTCTATGTCAATCCAGCTTTCTACTTTCCAAAAGTGATTCAGGTTCAGACCACCATTCTTCCAACTATCGGTCAGTTTGGCGGCGATGAGTTTGAGAGAGCCAAGGCAATTTATGACTATCTTAAAAGCAAAGGTGCGACCAATCAAGCTATCGCAGCTATTTTAGGAAATTGGTCGGTAGAATCTTCCATTAATCCAAAACGAGCTGAAGGCGACTATTTATCTCCGCCAGTTGGTGCGACTGATAGTTCGTGGGATGATGAGGGCTGGCTATCACTCAATGGTCCAACTATATATAATGGGCGTTACCCAAATATTCTCAAACGTGGTTTAGGCTTAGGACAATGGACAGATACCGCGGATGGGTCACGCAGACATACTTTACTGTTGGAATATGCCAAAGGAAAACATCAAAAATGGTATGACTTAGGGTTACAACTGGATTTCATGTTGCATGGGGATAGTCCTTATTACACCAACTGGTTAAAGGACTTCTTCAAAAATTCAGGCAGTCCAGCTAGTCTTGCCCAGCTCTTTCTCATTTACTGGGAAGGAAATAGTGGTGATAAGCTACTTGAACGTCAAACACGAGCCAGTGAGTGGTATTACCAAATTGAAAAAGGCTTTAGTCAACCTAACGGTGGGACAGCACAAAGTGATCCAAAAGCACTTGAAGCTGTACGAGGAGACCTTTTTGAAAACTCTGTTCCAGGAGGTGGTGACGGTATGGGGTATGCCTACGGCCAATGTACTTGGGGAGTCGCAGCCCGTATCAACCAACTGGGTCTAAAACTCAAAGGTAAAAACGGTGAGAAGATTCCAATTATCAGTACCATGGGCAATGGCCAAGATTGGGTGCGTACAGCCGCAAGTCTTGGTGGGGAGACAGGGACAAGTCCACAAGCAGGAGCTATTCTTTCCTTTGCGGGAGGAGGGCATGGCACACCAACAGAATACGGACATGTGGCTTTCGTCGGTGCGAGACGTTTCTAA